Proteins encoded within one genomic window of Methanobacterium sp.:
- a CDS encoding sporulation protein, with protein MDINDPIKTTVEEIRKVLNIENVIGEVIESEDKVLIPVTRMGMAFGAGLGEGKGPNIPGGSGAAAGGGAGIEPVAVVVVFKGKTGPEGVKVMSLKSADPLSRAIGETGSAIVNVMSEAGKIAKGKKEKDDTKKSESEPKK; from the coding sequence ATGGATATTAATGATCCCATAAAAACAACTGTGGAAGAAATCCGGAAAGTTCTCAACATAGAAAACGTAATAGGTGAGGTAATAGAAAGTGAAGATAAAGTATTGATACCAGTTACAAGAATGGGAATGGCATTCGGAGCAGGTTTAGGTGAAGGAAAAGGGCCTAATATTCCCGGAGGTTCTGGTGCAGCAGCCGGTGGAGGCGCAGGTATCGAACCAGTGGCAGTTGTAGTGGTATTCAAGGGTAAGACCGGACCGGAAGGAGTTAAAGTAATGTCTTTAAAATCAGCCGACCCACTCTCCAGAGCCATAGGCGAAACTGGTTCAGCAATAGTTAATGTAATGTCAGAAGCAGGTAAAATAGCAAAAGGCAAAAAAGAAAAAGACGATACCAAAAAATCTGAATCTGAACCAAAAAAGTAA
- a CDS encoding tRNA (N(6)-L-threonylcarbamoyladenosine(37)-C(2))-methylthiotransferase — protein MKFYIETFGCTFNQADSQIMVGLLEEQGIKSVKSIEQADIIILNTCYVKLPTEQKIINHIQKVQDIYPHKKLVVAGCMVDIDPVKLERLAPKAGWIGSRRIKSIPEVVKAIMRDDIKRKTGQDNEIKTCLPKRRSNPLVHIMQICEGCLGKCSYCCTRFARGKLQSYPLNFLKSEAEQAVADSCMEIQLTAQDTAAYGKDSGDNLSDIINQTTSIPGNFKVRVGMMHPRNVADDIESIINSFKNEKVYKFLHLPLQSGNNQVLSDMNRGHSVEEYLEIINYFKSELPHLSISTDIIVGYPTEDEAAFQDSLDAINAIRPDFLHISKYYHRPGTLASKMDENDHQVIKNRSKRLNDLKNKIASSNNKKLIGTSQRILITDKGSKGGYIGRTDSYKTVIVDEASLGNFFDVEITHSKSTYLKGTIL, from the coding sequence ATGAAATTTTATATTGAAACTTTTGGTTGTACTTTCAATCAAGCTGATTCACAGATAATGGTTGGCTTACTGGAAGAACAAGGAATAAAATCTGTTAAATCTATTGAACAAGCAGATATTATCATTTTGAATACTTGTTATGTTAAACTGCCCACAGAACAGAAGATCATAAACCACATCCAGAAAGTTCAGGATATTTATCCTCATAAAAAACTGGTTGTTGCTGGGTGTATGGTGGATATTGATCCTGTGAAACTGGAAAGATTGGCTCCTAAAGCTGGATGGATTGGTTCGCGTAGAATTAAGTCTATTCCCGAAGTTGTTAAGGCAATTATGAGGGATGATATTAAGAGAAAAACAGGTCAAGATAATGAAATAAAGACTTGCCTTCCTAAGAGGCGTTCTAATCCCCTTGTACATATTATGCAGATTTGTGAAGGATGCCTTGGGAAATGCAGTTATTGTTGTACCAGATTTGCACGAGGAAAACTACAAAGCTATCCCCTAAATTTTTTAAAAAGTGAAGCAGAGCAAGCAGTGGCAGATTCTTGTATGGAAATCCAACTCACCGCCCAAGACACCGCTGCCTATGGAAAAGATTCTGGAGATAATCTATCAGATATTATAAACCAAACAACTAGCATTCCTGGCAATTTCAAAGTTAGGGTAGGAATGATGCACCCCCGAAATGTTGCTGATGATATTGAATCTATAATTAACTCCTTCAAAAATGAAAAAGTCTATAAATTTCTTCATCTGCCTTTGCAGAGTGGAAACAACCAAGTCTTATCGGATATGAATAGAGGACACTCAGTTGAGGAATACCTTGAAATTATAAATTATTTTAAATCAGAACTGCCACATCTTTCCATTTCTACAGATATTATTGTAGGATATCCCACAGAGGATGAAGCCGCATTTCAGGATAGTCTTGATGCAATTAATGCAATACGGCCTGATTTTTTGCATATTTCGAAATATTACCATCGTCCCGGCACTCTAGCATCAAAAATGGATGAAAATGATCACCAAGTGATTAAAAACCGTTCCAAACGTTTGAATGATCTTAAAAACAAGATAGCTTCTTCAAATAACAAAAAATTAATAGGAACCTCTCAAAGGATCCTAATCACTGATAAAGGGAGTAAAGGAGGTTATATTGGTCGTACAGATTCTTATAAAACAGTAATTGTTGATGAAGCTTCATTGGGTAATTTTTTTGATGTAGAAATAACCCATTCCAAGAGTACTTATCTTAAGGGAACAATTTTGTGA
- a CDS encoding protein-L-isoaspartate O-methyltransferase, whose translation MMDQREELVEKLCNQGYIRTEKVKKAMLNVPREEFMPPEIRAYAYLDRPLPIGKGQTISAPHMVAIIAEKLKLNEGMNILEIGTGFGYNAAVVSEIIGISGHVYTIERIPSLARKAKENLKKTGHNHQVTVIIGDGTLGYPEKAPFDRIYGTASAPKIPQPLKKQLKIGGNLIIPMGSENYFQELVSVQRISEDEFKSKDLGGVAFVPMIGEYGWPED comes from the coding sequence ATGATGGACCAAAGAGAAGAATTGGTGGAAAAACTATGTAACCAAGGTTACATAAGGACTGAAAAAGTTAAAAAAGCAATGCTAAATGTACCTCGTGAAGAGTTCATGCCTCCTGAAATCAGAGCCTATGCCTACTTAGATCGTCCCCTACCAATTGGGAAGGGACAAACCATATCTGCACCACATATGGTGGCCATTATAGCAGAAAAATTAAAACTCAATGAAGGAATGAATATACTTGAGATTGGAACTGGATTCGGTTACAATGCTGCAGTAGTATCCGAGATAATTGGTATTTCAGGTCATGTTTACACTATAGAGAGAATACCATCTCTGGCAAGAAAGGCCAAGGAGAACCTTAAAAAAACTGGGCACAACCACCAAGTTACTGTTATCATTGGGGATGGAACTTTAGGATATCCTGAAAAAGCACCATTTGACAGGATTTATGGAACAGCCAGCGCACCTAAAATTCCCCAACCACTTAAAAAGCAATTGAAAATCGGTGGGAACTTAATTATACCAATGGGGTCTGAAAATTATTTCCAGGAACTGGTATCTGTTCAGCGGATCTCAGAGGATGAATTCAAGTCTAAAGATTTGGGCGGAGTTGCATTTGTTCCCATGATAGGAGAATATGGCTGGCCTGAAGATTAA